A genomic stretch from Desulfurellaceae bacterium includes:
- the eat gene encoding ethanolamine permease: MDSSSSDHSVEYESVSGDYLAARQLKRGAAGWVLLAGLGVSYVISGDYAGWNLGLAQGGFGGMLIATLVMGGMYLCLVLSLAELSACLPTAGGGYSFARRVLGPWGGYLTGTAILLEYALAPAAIAIFIGGYVHSLIGIDGWMVYLASYLLFVGIHLWGAGEALKTMFVITLLAVLAIGVFVVGMLPHFSTAKLFDIAVNADAVGASAFLPEGYIGIWAAVPFAIWLFLAVEGVPLAAEEAGDPARDMPRGIITAMLVLLVFGALVLVLAPGGAGANFMSDHGAPLVGALQAVYGADSMAAAFVNWVGLSGLIASFFSIIYAYSRQVFALSRAGYLPRVLSVTNRRKVPVLALVVPGAIGFLLSLTGEGDLMLTMAVFGATISYALMTLSHIVLRRLEPNLERPYRTPGGSLTSGVAFVLSIVAFVSTFLASLEAAIWSAVFYLLMIAYFFLYSRHHLVANAPEEEFEAIALAERELD; the protein is encoded by the coding sequence ATGGACTCGTCCTCCTCCGACCATAGCGTAGAGTACGAGTCAGTCTCCGGCGATTATCTGGCCGCCCGCCAGCTCAAGAGGGGTGCGGCCGGCTGGGTGCTGCTGGCCGGCCTGGGCGTGTCCTACGTGATTTCCGGGGACTACGCGGGCTGGAACCTGGGGCTGGCCCAGGGTGGCTTTGGCGGCATGCTGATTGCGACCCTGGTCATGGGCGGCATGTATCTGTGCCTGGTGCTGAGCCTGGCCGAACTCTCGGCCTGCCTGCCTACCGCCGGGGGCGGCTACAGTTTCGCCCGCCGGGTGCTGGGTCCGTGGGGCGGCTATCTGACCGGCACGGCCATCCTGCTGGAGTACGCCCTGGCGCCTGCCGCCATCGCGATATTCATCGGCGGCTATGTGCACTCTCTAATCGGCATCGACGGCTGGATGGTGTACCTGGCCAGCTACCTGCTCTTTGTCGGCATCCACCTGTGGGGCGCTGGCGAAGCGCTCAAAACCATGTTCGTCATCACCCTGCTGGCGGTGCTGGCCATCGGCGTTTTCGTGGTCGGCATGCTGCCCCATTTCAGTACCGCCAAGCTGTTTGACATTGCCGTCAACGCGGACGCCGTGGGCGCCAGTGCCTTCCTGCCCGAGGGCTATATCGGCATATGGGCTGCGGTGCCGTTTGCCATCTGGCTGTTTCTGGCCGTGGAGGGCGTACCGCTGGCCGCCGAGGAGGCGGGCGATCCCGCTCGGGACATGCCCCGGGGCATCATCACCGCCATGCTGGTCCTACTGGTGTTCGGCGCCCTGGTGCTGGTCCTCGCCCCGGGCGGTGCAGGAGCCAATTTCATGAGCGACCACGGCGCCCCGTTAGTGGGGGCGCTCCAGGCGGTGTACGGCGCGGACTCGATGGCGGCCGCCTTCGTCAACTGGGTCGGCCTGAGCGGGCTGATCGCCAGCTTCTTTTCCATTATCTATGCCTACTCCCGACAGGTCTTCGCCCTGTCGCGGGCCGGCTACCTGCCACGCGTGTTGTCGGTGACCAACCGCCGCAAGGTACCCGTCCTGGCCCTGGTCGTGCCCGGCGCAATCGGCTTCCTGTTGTCGCTGACCGGCGAGGGCGACCTGATGCTGACCATGGCCGTTTTCGGGGCGACCATCTCGTACGCCCTGATGACCCTGTCCCACATCGTGTTGCGCAGGCTGGAGCCGAACCTGGAACGCCCCTACCGCACCCCCGGCGGAAGCCTGACCTCCGGCGTCGCGTTCGTGCTGTCCATCGTCGCCTTCGTCTCGACCTTCCTGGCCAGCCTGGAGGCGGCCATCTGGAGCGCGGTCTTCTACCTGCTCATGATCGCCTATTTCTTCCTGTACAGCCGCCATCACCTGGTGGCCAACGCGCCCGAAGAGGAGTTCGAGGCCATCGCCCTGGCCGAGCGGGAACTCGACTGA
- a CDS encoding NtaA/DmoA family FMN-dependent monooxygenase (This protein belongs to a clade of FMN-dependent monooxygenases, within a broader family of flavin-dependent oxidoreductases, the luciferase-like monooxygenase (LMM) family, some of whose members use coenzyme F420 rather than FMN.), which translates to MPKQIHLAGFALFTPAPHMPLSWIYPRQKIRHKWYEGEYWESVVRTLERGRFDMLFFADSLAGGTQPEQVRYAIQFPSHDPVALVTYLSAVVKKLGFAVTMSTTFYPPFLLARTLATLDHLTKGRIGWNIVSSTSTAEANNFGLDSLPAHDDRYERADEYMQACYGLWNSWEADAVRMDMDRQVFADPSKVHRVDFQGQWYKTRGPFTVMPSVRRRPFLFQAGQSDRGRAFAARHAEGIFSAARGVKQMRAFCEDIAGRAERLGRNPDTIPIMWAGQPLVADSEAEARERYAAIRARIPLEASLAQMSMHFNLDLSRFDLDVPVQDLDVPGTRGLFEMYQKYDKNITLRDISKTYLAGSDSNPLVGTPAQVADAMQHFLEDGGGNGFQITPPFYAPDYYEDLVNLLVPELQKRGVYRSDYTGTTLREHVGG; encoded by the coding sequence ATGCCTAAGCAGATCCACCTCGCCGGCTTTGCGCTCTTTACCCCGGCGCCGCATATGCCGCTGTCGTGGATCTATCCGCGCCAGAAGATCCGCCACAAGTGGTACGAGGGCGAGTACTGGGAATCCGTGGTCCGCACCCTGGAGCGCGGCAGGTTCGACATGCTGTTTTTCGCCGACAGCCTGGCCGGCGGCACCCAGCCCGAGCAGGTGCGCTATGCGATCCAGTTCCCCAGCCACGACCCGGTCGCACTGGTGACCTATCTCTCGGCGGTGGTCAAAAAACTCGGCTTTGCCGTCACCATGTCCACGACCTTCTACCCGCCGTTTCTGCTGGCCCGGACCCTCGCAACGCTTGACCATCTGACCAAGGGGCGGATTGGCTGGAATATCGTGTCTTCGACCTCGACGGCCGAGGCGAACAACTTCGGGCTGGACAGCCTGCCGGCACACGACGACCGCTATGAGCGCGCCGACGAATACATGCAGGCGTGCTACGGCCTGTGGAACAGCTGGGAGGCGGATGCCGTACGGATGGACATGGACCGCCAGGTCTTTGCCGACCCGTCCAAGGTCCACCGGGTCGACTTTCAGGGACAGTGGTACAAGACCCGGGGGCCGTTCACGGTCATGCCGTCTGTTCGTCGTCGGCCGTTTCTGTTTCAGGCCGGTCAGTCGGACCGGGGGCGGGCCTTTGCCGCCCGGCACGCCGAGGGCATCTTCAGCGCTGCGCGCGGGGTCAAGCAGATGCGCGCCTTCTGTGAGGACATTGCCGGCCGGGCGGAACGCCTGGGGCGCAATCCCGACACCATTCCGATCATGTGGGCCGGCCAGCCGCTGGTGGCCGACAGTGAGGCCGAGGCGCGCGAACGCTACGCCGCCATCCGCGCCCGGATTCCGCTCGAAGCGTCCCTGGCCCAGATGTCAATGCACTTCAATCTCGACCTGTCCCGGTTTGACCTTGATGTGCCAGTTCAGGACCTCGACGTACCGGGCACCCGAGGCTTGTTCGAGATGTATCAGAAGTATGACAAGAATATCACCTTGCGTGATATCTCCAAAACCTACCTGGCCGGCAGCGACAGCAATCCCCTGGTCGGTACCCCGGCCCAGGTGGCGGACGCCATGCAACACTTCCTCGAAGACGGCGGGGGCAACGGTTTTCAGATCACGCCTCCGTTTTATGCGCCCGACTATTACGAAGACCTGGTGAACCTCCTGGTCCCGGAACTCCAGAAACGCGGGGTATATCGGAGCGACTACACGGGCACGACCCTGCGCGAGCATGTGGGCGGGTAG